In Caloranaerobacter sp. TR13, the following are encoded in one genomic region:
- the sigH gene encoding RNA polymerase sporulation sigma factor SigH, whose product MGLSVHKEYDYDDYHDMVDEEIVESARNGDTEALEFLIKKYKNFVRAKARSYFLIGADKEDIIQEGMIGLYKAIRDYKQDKLTSFKAFAELCITRQIITAIKTATRQKHIPLNSYISLNKPIYDEESDRTLLDILSGVKIMDPEELIISREELKSIESKIGEILSDLEWEVLIYYLQGKSYQEIAVELNRHVKSIDNALQRVKRKLERYLETKDL is encoded by the coding sequence GTGGGTCTTAGCGTACATAAAGAATACGATTATGATGATTATCATGATATGGTAGATGAAGAAATAGTAGAAAGTGCAAGGAATGGCGATACTGAAGCCCTAGAATTTTTGATTAAAAAATACAAAAATTTTGTTAGGGCCAAGGCTAGGTCATATTTTTTAATTGGAGCGGATAAGGAAGATATAATTCAAGAAGGAATGATTGGACTTTATAAGGCTATTCGTGATTATAAACAGGACAAGCTCACTTCTTTTAAGGCTTTTGCTGAACTGTGTATAACTAGACAGATTATTACAGCGATTAAAACTGCCACTAGACAGAAGCATATCCCTTTAAATTCTTATATTTCACTAAACAAGCCTATATATGATGAAGAATCAGATAGAACTCTTCTAGATATATTATCAGGTGTAAAAATAATGGATCCAGAAGAATTAATTATTAGTAGAGAAGAATTAAAGAGTATTGAAAGTAAAATAGGAGAAATTTTAAGTGACCTAGAATGGGAAGTGCTTATATATTATCTTCAGGGCAAGTCTTATCAAGAAATAGCTGTCGAACTAAACAGACATGTAAAGTCGATTGACAATGCTTTGCAAAGAGTAAAAAGAAAATTAGAGAGATACCTAGAAACAAAGGATTTGTAG